The Streptomyces puniciscabiei genome includes a window with the following:
- a CDS encoding acyl-CoA carboxylase subunit epsilon, which translates to MSTPPATPLSVLRGNPTPEELAALLVVLTAVLRAPDPQQTPQAARRGWGGPTAWNRPEPATAPDAAGWQRTPAPTHGRST; encoded by the coding sequence GTGAGCACGCCACCGGCCACCCCGCTGTCGGTGCTGCGGGGCAACCCGACACCGGAGGAACTGGCCGCGCTGCTGGTCGTGCTCACCGCGGTGCTCCGTGCCCCCGACCCGCAGCAGACGCCGCAGGCCGCCCGTCGCGGCTGGGGCGGGCCCACCGCCTGGAACCGTCCCGAGCCGGCCACCGCACCCGACGCGGCCGGCTGGCAGCGCACCCCCGCACCGACCCA